One segment of Leuconostoc lactis DNA contains the following:
- a CDS encoding pectate lyase family protein, with protein MAKTERAKLFSATVMTGMLALSVTTGLRQVHADMSGYAVQTASTVGGFGGSTTGGSQATAAHTYTVTDRASLLKALGGEHNATPKIIYVSGKIDMNVNAQGQTLTATDYAKGTGYNFNSYLAAYAPSTWGKKKVSGVQEADRVKAQQNQAAQVVVKVPANTTIIGEPGAQLIGGNLVIQQDNVIVRNLYFETPYDDFPQWDPTDEDTGNWNSQYDAISVQGARNVWLDHNTFDDGTHLDAQNGTYFGREYQHHDGDTDLTNGADNITVSDNIYRNHDKTMLIGNSDTKKTDAGKLHVTVTHNLFENTVQRTPRVRYGEVQVVNNLYQNDGTSTYKFKYAWGLGKNAQIAAQNNVMNIANASASDIISKLKGTQLADVGTQFNGSAVSASKLSHTAPLTWAPTTPANVTLTNQVQVTVMNQAGANVLK; from the coding sequence ATGGCAAAAACCGAGCGCGCTAAGTTGTTTTCAGCAACAGTTATGACGGGGATGCTGGCCTTATCGGTAACAACTGGTCTTCGTCAGGTCCACGCTGACATGTCTGGCTACGCAGTGCAAACAGCCAGCACAGTTGGCGGATTTGGGGGTAGTACAACTGGCGGCAGTCAAGCCACGGCAGCACATACCTACACGGTTACTGACCGTGCGTCTTTGTTAAAAGCGTTGGGCGGTGAGCATAATGCCACACCAAAGATCATTTATGTGTCGGGTAAAATTGACATGAACGTCAATGCCCAAGGTCAGACCCTCACTGCAACTGATTATGCTAAAGGCACCGGTTATAACTTTAACAGCTATTTAGCTGCTTACGCGCCAAGTACTTGGGGTAAGAAAAAAGTCAGTGGTGTGCAGGAAGCCGATCGAGTAAAGGCACAACAAAACCAAGCCGCACAAGTTGTCGTGAAAGTACCGGCAAATACGACGATTATTGGGGAACCTGGTGCGCAACTCATTGGTGGTAATTTGGTGATTCAACAGGACAATGTGATTGTGCGTAATCTTTATTTTGAAACACCATATGATGATTTCCCCCAATGGGATCCAACGGATGAAGACACGGGTAACTGGAATTCACAATATGATGCCATTTCAGTGCAAGGTGCGCGTAATGTTTGGTTAGACCACAATACCTTTGATGACGGCACCCATCTAGATGCGCAAAATGGGACGTATTTTGGTCGTGAATACCAACATCATGATGGTGACACTGATTTAACTAATGGGGCTGACAATATTACGGTCTCAGACAACATTTACCGCAACCATGATAAAACCATGTTGATTGGCAACAGTGATACCAAAAAAACAGATGCTGGTAAACTTCATGTAACGGTCACCCATAATTTGTTTGAAAATACCGTTCAACGAACGCCACGTGTGCGCTATGGCGAAGTCCAAGTCGTGAACAATCTGTATCAAAATGATGGGACCAGCACTTACAAGTTTAAGTACGCGTGGGGCTTGGGTAAGAACGCACAAATTGCTGCCCAAAACAATGTCATGAATATTGCTAATGCGTCAGCGTCAGACATTATTAGCAAGCTTAAGGGGACACAGTTAGCAGATGTTGGGACGCAATTTAACGGGTCGGCTGTCAGTGCATCAAAACTGAGTCATACAGCGCCACTGACTTGGGCACCAACGACACCAGCCAATGTAACGCTAACAAATCAAGTACAAGTAACGGTGATGAACCAAGCTGGGGCAAATGTTTTAAAGTAG
- a CDS encoding FAD-dependent oxidoreductase — translation MKIVIIGSTHAGTAAIKSIKSHHPEAEIDVYEKNDNVSFLSCGIALSVQGEVKNIDDLFYSSPEILSDLGANIHMKHEVTHVDTKNKTITVKDLTTDAVSTVAYDKLVATTGSWPVVPPIPGIEDERIVLSKNYTHAKALLDYANDPKIQRVVVVGGGYIGTELVEAFNVKGREVTLIDNQPTVLNRYFDAEFTQNVADLFESHGVTVATGQLVQSFENTPDAVIVKTDQGDYPADLVIMSVGFRPNTQLFTGQLDMLPNGALIVNDYMQTSHPDVFAAGDSVAVHYNPTGDHDYIPLATNAVRQGTLIGYNLVEPTLKYMGTQATSGLKLYDLNMASSGLTEAHAKASGIDADSLTMTDNFRPEFMSSTEPVLMTITWERQTKRILGVQLQSKYDISQSANAASIAIQNRMTLADLAFVDMLFQPWFDRPFNYLNLLAQAAMAKVAQEEANA, via the coding sequence ATGAAAATTGTTATTATTGGCTCAACCCACGCAGGAACAGCCGCAATCAAATCAATCAAAAGTCATCATCCAGAAGCTGAAATCGATGTTTATGAGAAGAATGATAATGTGTCTTTCTTATCATGCGGCATTGCTTTATCAGTGCAGGGTGAAGTTAAAAATATTGACGACCTCTTTTACTCATCCCCAGAAATTTTAAGTGATTTAGGTGCTAATATTCACATGAAACATGAAGTGACGCATGTGGATACAAAAAATAAAACAATCACTGTCAAAGATTTAACGACTGACGCAGTGTCCACTGTGGCGTACGATAAATTAGTCGCCACGACCGGCTCATGGCCAGTGGTACCACCAATTCCAGGTATTGAAGATGAGCGCATTGTGTTGTCAAAAAATTACACACATGCTAAAGCGTTGCTTGATTATGCCAACGATCCAAAGATTCAACGTGTTGTCGTTGTTGGGGGTGGTTATATTGGGACAGAACTTGTTGAAGCCTTCAATGTGAAGGGACGGGAAGTAACCTTAATTGATAATCAACCCACGGTTTTGAATCGTTATTTTGATGCTGAATTTACACAAAATGTAGCAGATTTGTTTGAATCACATGGTGTGACGGTCGCAACCGGTCAACTTGTACAAAGTTTTGAGAATACGCCGGATGCTGTCATTGTGAAAACGGATCAAGGTGACTATCCAGCTGACTTAGTCATTATGTCTGTTGGCTTCCGGCCGAACACACAATTATTTACTGGACAATTGGATATGTTGCCAAATGGCGCTTTAATCGTCAATGATTATATGCAAACTAGTCACCCTGATGTTTTTGCTGCCGGTGATTCAGTGGCAGTGCACTATAATCCAACAGGAGACCATGACTATATTCCTTTGGCCACGAATGCCGTGCGTCAAGGAACACTCATTGGCTATAACCTGGTGGAACCAACGCTAAAATATATGGGCACTCAGGCAACATCAGGGCTTAAGCTTTATGATTTGAACATGGCTTCTTCTGGTCTGACAGAGGCGCACGCTAAAGCATCTGGCATCGACGCTGATAGTTTGACAATGACTGATAATTTCCGACCAGAGTTTATGTCATCAACTGAACCGGTATTGATGACCATCACTTGGGAACGTCAAACAAAGCGGATTCTAGGTGTGCAGCTCCAGAGTAAATATGACATTTCTCAATCAGCTAATGCCGCCTCAATTGCCATTCAAAATCGGATGACGTTGGCTGATCTGGCCTTTGTGGATATGCTTTTCCAACCATGGTTCGATCGCCCATTCAATTACTTGAATCTCTTAGCACAAGCAGCTATGGCAAAGGTAGCGCAAGAAGAAGCAAACGCCTAA
- a CDS encoding Crp/Fnr family transcriptional regulator, whose product MSHSEFNCVKAAPIFSQLSDNIITQLVNISVHQKSYPAGSYIYEPDDDLSALILVDSGQVDIFNINDSGQELLLYSLHAHQMDIEAALFTDTRHHHFARAKVDSQICMIRRADFQKLLQQNTSLAIQMLNTYGERLTTLEQRQISLSLQNADERLLQYFQDMAAAKQTKTFQLTVTKKELAASLQIAPETLSRLLKKLTRNGIIALNKREVTLL is encoded by the coding sequence ATGTCACATTCAGAATTTAATTGCGTGAAAGCGGCCCCTATTTTTTCACAATTATCCGATAATATCATCACCCAGCTCGTCAACATTTCTGTCCATCAAAAAAGCTACCCCGCTGGTAGCTATATCTACGAACCTGATGATGATTTATCCGCCCTCATTTTAGTTGATTCTGGGCAAGTTGATATTTTTAATATTAATGACAGTGGTCAAGAACTCCTGTTGTATTCTTTGCATGCCCATCAAATGGATATTGAAGCCGCCCTTTTTACCGATACGCGGCATCATCATTTCGCACGGGCCAAGGTCGATTCTCAAATTTGCATGATTCGCCGTGCTGATTTCCAGAAATTATTGCAACAAAATACGAGCCTCGCGATTCAAATGCTCAATACCTACGGTGAGCGTTTAACAACGCTCGAACAGCGTCAAATCAGCTTGTCCTTACAAAACGCTGATGAACGGTTATTACAGTATTTTCAAGACATGGCCGCAGCAAAACAAACCAAAACTTTCCAATTGACCGTGACCAAAAAAGAACTCGCGGCCTCCTTGCAAATTGCACCCGAAACATTGAGCCGACTACTCAAAAAGTTAACCCGCAACGGCATCATCGCTTTAAATAAGCGCGAGGTCACTTTGTTATAA
- a CDS encoding amidohydrolase, whose amino-acid sequence MVTLLKSQAIFDVDTQTTFSGAIAVDGQKITAVYREPVDEAAFDLVRDFGDQMILPGFIDAHQHTYVISLVQAGALTPVDYGTVPEVLAQLADVAVFSGWKIAMGYYASEFGSDVPPTATNIDAVESEIPVMLVAGDVHSIWLNSAALANIHVSEEDLAVAGGEIFRDESGQMTGFFTEGIATHILNQVLETLVESMPETYLNYFRELNQQGVTSVGVLAVSGRAEQDLVNEQLFKAIEDDMTVRAALFPGMRQDETRLQALLADFENTDRVQIAGTKQFYDGVTSTQTAYMVDEYTPGSGEKGAPMLPDETLHALIARSNALDLPIRVHAIGDRAIRETLMAFEAAEKSAPLSAGKRNVIEHLEVFNPADLPRLQRTKAILSVQPSHALIGYELLWKEVGYHRLPWMFTFRDFLAQGATLAFSTDAPVVIGQTPLQTIFQAVTRRTLANEAGVGLGFEQGVTIGQALTAHTLHAAQANQQQNVGRIAPGYFADLAIVSQNLLTTPADQLLTVENIATMFDGQFVWEK is encoded by the coding sequence ATGGTAACTTTATTAAAAAGTCAAGCAATCTTTGATGTTGATACACAAACAACTTTTTCTGGAGCAATTGCTGTTGATGGGCAAAAAATTACGGCCGTCTATCGCGAACCAGTTGATGAAGCGGCATTTGATTTGGTTCGAGATTTTGGTGACCAAATGATTTTGCCAGGATTTATTGATGCGCATCAACACACCTATGTGATCTCATTAGTGCAGGCTGGGGCATTAACACCCGTTGATTATGGGACTGTCCCAGAAGTTTTGGCCCAGTTGGCTGATGTCGCCGTTTTCTCTGGTTGGAAAATTGCCATGGGTTATTATGCGAGCGAATTTGGGTCTGATGTCCCGCCGACAGCAACAAATATTGATGCTGTTGAATCAGAAATACCTGTGATGTTAGTCGCTGGTGATGTACATTCAATTTGGCTGAATAGTGCCGCATTAGCAAATATTCATGTTTCTGAAGAAGATTTGGCTGTTGCAGGTGGTGAAATTTTCCGAGATGAATCAGGTCAGATGACAGGCTTTTTCACAGAAGGGATTGCCACGCATATTTTAAATCAAGTGCTAGAAACACTGGTTGAGAGTATGCCTGAAACTTATTTAAACTATTTTCGTGAATTAAACCAACAAGGAGTAACGAGTGTTGGGGTTTTGGCCGTTTCTGGGCGTGCTGAACAAGATCTCGTAAATGAACAGTTATTTAAGGCGATTGAAGATGACATGACGGTACGCGCAGCCTTATTCCCAGGAATGCGTCAAGACGAAACACGTTTGCAAGCACTGTTAGCTGATTTTGAGAACACAGATCGCGTCCAAATTGCTGGGACTAAGCAATTTTATGATGGGGTGACCAGCACGCAAACCGCTTATATGGTGGATGAGTATACACCAGGTTCCGGTGAAAAGGGTGCACCAATGTTACCTGACGAGACCTTGCATGCGTTAATTGCCCGTTCTAATGCTTTGGATTTGCCGATTCGTGTGCATGCGATTGGGGATCGTGCCATTCGCGAAACGTTAATGGCCTTTGAAGCAGCAGAAAAATCAGCGCCTTTGTCAGCCGGCAAGCGCAATGTCATTGAACACTTAGAAGTCTTCAATCCAGCTGATTTACCACGTCTACAACGGACTAAGGCAATTTTATCCGTGCAACCAAGTCACGCACTCATTGGTTATGAACTCTTGTGGAAAGAAGTTGGGTACCATCGTTTACCATGGATGTTTACGTTCCGTGATTTTCTTGCACAAGGGGCAACACTTGCCTTCAGTACGGATGCGCCGGTGGTGATTGGGCAAACACCTTTGCAAACAATTTTCCAAGCTGTGACGCGACGTACGTTAGCCAATGAGGCCGGTGTTGGTCTTGGCTTTGAGCAAGGTGTAACGATCGGACAGGCGTTAACAGCTCATACGCTGCATGCAGCGCAAGCTAACCAACAACAAAATGTCGGTCGCATTGCACCTGGCTATTTCGCTGATTTAGCCATTGTCAGCCAGAATTTATTAACCACACCAGCTGATCAATTGTTGACCGTTGAGAATATCGCCACGATGTTTGATGGCCAATTTGTTTGGGAAAAATAA
- a CDS encoding ABC transporter substrate-binding protein yields the protein MLLLMSSVVVIVGGLALLKQQLLLREQPEKQGRHQKMLHIYNYGSYIDPDLLTQFTKQTGYQVSYETYDSNESMMVKLKQGGSNYDLVFPSEPFVTKLAQDQLLASLDPQKIHGLENLDPMLLNQSFDPNNHYSLPYFWGTTGIMYNAKVFSKDEVDTWAKLWAPKMKDQVMLIDAPRESIGMGLQALGYSENDHNPAHIQAARQKLAALAPNVKAVLNDEIRAYVTSGEANVAVAYSGVADYAHALNPDIDYVIPKDGGSVWTDNISIPKNAQNKAGAYAFINFLLNPKNAAQNAEYVAYSSPNLAAKKYLSKEITSDKILYPQRSKLAKVEHYQNLTDKTVQDYSNNWLEAKMAMANGGK from the coding sequence ATGCTTTTACTGATGAGTTCAGTTGTCGTTATTGTAGGTGGGTTAGCGCTACTTAAGCAGCAACTGCTGTTGCGTGAGCAACCCGAGAAACAGGGTCGTCACCAAAAAATGCTGCATATCTATAATTATGGCAGTTACATTGACCCTGACCTACTAACACAGTTTACGAAACAAACGGGTTATCAAGTGAGTTATGAAACCTACGATTCCAATGAATCCATGATGGTGAAATTAAAACAAGGGGGATCTAATTACGATCTAGTGTTCCCCAGTGAGCCTTTTGTTACAAAATTAGCCCAAGATCAGTTATTAGCATCCCTAGATCCTCAAAAGATTCATGGGTTAGAAAATTTAGATCCCATGCTATTAAATCAGTCATTTGATCCAAACAATCACTACTCGTTGCCTTATTTTTGGGGAACAACGGGGATCATGTACAACGCCAAGGTCTTTTCAAAGGATGAAGTTGATACCTGGGCCAAATTGTGGGCACCTAAGATGAAGGATCAAGTCATGTTGATTGATGCACCACGTGAGTCAATTGGCATGGGTTTACAAGCCTTAGGTTATTCTGAAAATGATCATAATCCAGCACATATTCAGGCGGCGCGACAGAAATTGGCTGCCTTAGCACCAAACGTTAAGGCGGTTTTAAATGATGAAATTCGAGCCTATGTGACGTCCGGTGAGGCCAACGTGGCTGTGGCTTATTCTGGTGTTGCAGATTATGCGCATGCATTGAATCCAGATATTGACTATGTGATTCCCAAAGATGGCGGGTCAGTTTGGACAGATAATATATCGATTCCCAAAAATGCCCAGAATAAGGCTGGTGCCTATGCCTTTATTAATTTCTTACTGAATCCAAAGAACGCCGCACAAAATGCTGAATATGTCGCGTATTCAAGTCCAAATCTTGCCGCCAAAAAATATTTATCAAAAGAGATTACGTCAGATAAGATTCTTTATCCTCAGCGCAGTAAATTAGCTAAGGTGGAACATTATCAAAATTTGACAGATAAAACGGTACAAGATTATAGTAATAACTGGTTAGAAGCCAAAATGGCAATGGCTAACGGAGGAAAATAA